tattaaatacaaaataagttCATATTCTACCTATATTATAAGAAAGCTAAATTCCCTTGTTCTATGTCAATTAAAGTTGAACCGTTTAAAatcaaagtttttaattgtaaTCAAGGTACCTCTAAGACCGGGATCCTTCACAAAGCTAACAACGGTCTAATCTGTTTGATCtaaaaataacactttttttATCTTAAGATGTTTTTGTCGCGGTTCGGTAcactttaaattattaaatgtcATAATCAGAACTATCTCTATTGACCAATCTCTGTAAAAAAATCCCATTGTCAATTagcatattaatttaaaatggaggAATAAGAACACCGAAGTTGGCGTTCATTAATTGCTGCCAGCACTTCGTTCTCATCCaattaattattaacattaaatttaatacctACAGCAGCATCAGCAGATTCCCCAGCAGTATACATTTAATTCATAATCATAGTTAAATTCGTAATCGGCAACTTGTTTCTTTAGAAATTAATGGGTCAATTCATAGCTCCTAAAAAAACAAGACTGGCCGAAATAGTTCTCATGTAATAAAGATCATTTATGTTAGTGCGaacgtatttatgtatttttaatgcaattttttCTAATGAAAATAGCTTTATTAGCTTTAATAAATCAGTCTAGAGCTAGTACTAAAGTTAACATTTATGCTGTAGgtatagtacctatatttaaacaaTTCTTTAATTTTGTCGACAGTTACTCGCCTTTCTCGCCATTCTGGCGATTTCGTATGCCGATGAAGAAATCCCGGCAAGTTTAATCGAAGACTCTGAAGCAGTCGCTTCAGTGGAACTTCTTAAAACTGAAGCAGATACCAATGCGGCATCCAACTACGTGGCCCCCAGCCAGAGGCCCCCAAGGGGCTGGAATCCCCCCCAGATCAGTCAGCAGAACAACTGGAACCAGCCTCAAAGCTGGACTCCACCACCCAATAACTATTGGAATCAAAACCAGAACCAGGTTGGCCAGTGGCCATCTCCCGACGCTTGGAAACCAGAAGGCAGTGCGTGGAATCAGAACCAGTGGACTACCCCACCCACGTGGACCGCGGCGCCGAGCTGGAGCCCGCCCAGCTACGTCCCCGGTTGGCAGAACCCGTCCAAACCAGTTCAACACGACCAGCCCACCAACTCGTGGACCGTTCCTCAGCAGACCACCACGCCCGTCGCCGTCATCAAGAACGACCAGTATTATGGAGACAACGGCAGCTACAAATATGAGTGAGtacttatgtttattttttctgttgcCCCCATCTATTTACTGTGGTAATGTTGACACATATCAATTTTATAAGCTTCTTAACATGCAGCTCTTACCGAAAGAAACCGATTTAGCCACAACCCTTGGATAAAAGTTATCCATACCTAGtgtattatttcaattattaattttattgaatttgcTTTGCTTTCTACCTCTACAGCAGTTTTATTTTCCCAAGcgtatttaacttttgtagGTGTGTAAAAACTCGTTAGCAGGTATATGGGTTTCTGGGCgtaaaacactttaaactcaAAACACGTGTCCAACCCGCCCAACCATCCATAAACTTTATTGCCCAAGCTAATCGAACATTTTTACAGTGCTATCAAAGTCATGACGATTTCAATTATACAGTAGtacataaaaatgtatgtagatCAATATATccgattaattttttttttcgtaaaaagtCTGTGAAATTAAAATATGTGTGTTTGAAGTCTGAAACAGTTGAAGTTttcaatgttatttatttagtaaacaGCTACTCTATATATCAAACTAACACCGATCTGGGCGATCTGATCCGGTAGCTCTAAATCTCTCGACGTCGAAGTTTACTTAACTAACGTTTTTTcatgttgtttattattatgtaaatgccGTCCCTAACGGTCACAACGGTCCATTGTAtcactttgacataaaattaCAGCAAATCCGGTTTTTAAGCCAATTTAACTGTTTATAAATCGCATATCCTTAGAAAAAGCTTTTGCATAATTTATGGCTAACATCGAATAATTATAACTGTTTCGGCAGCCGAGTTCATTATAATAGCGACATTAGTCAACCGGCAGGTCTCTTTTATGTGAAGGTGAATCTAGTGTTTGTAGATTTATCGTTTCTTAGTTAGGATTCTTGTAATAGAGATCGATTGGGGCTGATAGTATCAACGGTCATTAATCATTGTAAGCTCTAGGCAATACACAGTTTATTAGAAATATtcgttacaatatttttttacgaataAGTATCTACAGCTCAATTACATTtgacttgtatttttttttattgtatagaAATAGGTGCCGTTAGAAAAAGATACCTGTAGATATCTTTACGGTTAAAAGCAGAAAAGAGCTTTTCCAATTCAGGTACACCTTTAGGGGCATCATATTCTAGCGTTTCATGTTGTATATCTCAAAGCAGACATTAATTTTCGACTGCGCAGCACTGCGGCAGTTTATAGCTTATACGTGTTTGCtgcttatttttaaataataagataTAAAATATAGTCTCGCCAGCCAACTTTGTCAATAGGAAAACGCGTAAAATTTCAAAAAAGGTAAGCGCGGAGGGTCGATCTCtcaaattttaaattgataaaaatatacctctttctactgacaaatACTTTCCTAGACTAtatgttaaacttatttgtGTAAACATTTATATTGACTGTATTCTATATAGCTTCTCAATGAATTCGTTTACTCAAAGGGGTTATGAATTATAAAAATGGATGGATATATTACAACTGATATTACAGGACTGGACCGAACTTTAAAGCTTAAAGACATTTCAAGTGTTTTGTACATTTAACACATTCTAAACAGAAGAAAACCTTCAATTGTTTGATGAATACTTTTACGCAGGTACCAGATCGCCGACGGCACCCACGTTGGTGAAGAGGGCTACCTCATCAACCCGAACACAGACAACGAGAGCCTGGTGAAGAAGGGCTGGTACTCGTTTGTCGGTGGCGACGGCAAGACCTACACGGTGACTTGGTGGGCTGATGCCAGCGGTTTCCACGCGTCTGGGGACCATTTGCCCACTCCGCCGCCGGTCCCCGCTGCGATCCAGGCGTAAGTAGTCATCATCagtctcatcatcatcacaattttaagagcctcgctcttgtcggtggagtaatcgccattctGTTCTTCTCTCTGCAACTGTTTTGAGCTCCTGGTACGTCACTACGTTGATTTTCTCTTTGGCTTGGTCCAAAAACGAACGTCTCGGTCTTCCTCTGCctctcttttttagggttccgtagccaaatggcaaaaaacggaacccttatagattcgtcatgtctgtctgtctgtccgtctgtccgtctgtccgtctgtctgtccgtccgtatgtcacagccacttttctccgaaactataagaactatactgttgaaacttggtaagtagatgtattctgtgaaccgcattaagattttcacacaaaaatagaaaaaaaacaataaatttttggggttccccatactttgaactgaaactcaaaaatttttttttcatcaaacccatacgtgtggggtatctatggataggtcttcaaaaatgatattgaggtttctaatatcatttttttctaaactgaatagtttgcgcgagagacacttccaaagtggtaaaatgtgtgtcccccccccccctgtaacttctaaaataagagaatgataaaactaaaaaaaatatatgatgtacattaccatgtaaacttccaccgaaaattggtttgaacgagatctagtaagtagtttttttttatacgtcataaatcgcctaaatacggaacccttcatgggcgagtccgactcgcacttggccgctttttctattCTTCCTTCAATTATAGTCTTTATGTAAGTATTATGCCGTATCAGGTGCCCCAACATGCTATCATGCATCATCAGTCTATATACTCTGAATTGTTCCGTTGCTGGCCACTGGCATTTCTTAGAGAGAAAAACTCTCATGGAGGAATCTGGTTTTCTACCTGGTGAATACAAACAAAGACAACACAGGTATGCTAAAACAACTAATATGTGTTGAATGTTTGTGTTGATGCCAGCGCCTTCTACGCATCTAATTCCCATTAGCCAAACTTTTGAACAACGTTACGATCATACTGTTGATTATATAAAAACAGATCTGTTTATATACAACTAGCGATTCTTCATACAATTTAACTAGggtaacaatagttatttatttacatatttatgtaataaATCAGCTAATTGTAAAATACTATAGCGACCCGGGCGGCTTCGCaccggttaacaaattatacataaaccttcctcttgaatcgatctatctattaaaaaaaaccgcatcaaaaggCGTTGCGTAggtttaaagatttaagcatacatagggacagacagacagcgtgaagcgactttgttttatactatgtagtgacagaCGATAGTCGCATTTTACGTAGGTTTATAAACCAAAGCGCTGCAATAAATTTTAGTCACTgacatataataataacgagAGTACCACACAAGCCCAACCGTGAGTATATATCTTAGGTATCTTCATCAACATATTTGAGGGAAATATGTAACCAGTATAATGTTTCTTATATCCCCGAGTGAGAGGGCGTGCCGAGTGAATTATGACCAGAGTTGTTTGTGTCTGAGACAAATTGCCTGCTTCATAGCAATATTAAGGATTCCTTGAGCTTATAACCCAGTAGTTTTCCGGTTTATGCCAGCAAGGTGGAACATATTTTGGTTTTAGCATGCCTTGATTTGTCTTATTCaggttttatattaaaaattaaaataagtatttcaAAAAAGGGTTTAAAGGGTCAATTCCAGAAAAGTTAATACTTTTATTAGGCATTAGTCATCAACGGGACCCAGACCTTCATTAGAAATCTGAGACTTATATATGCTATTTGAAGTGCGGACTGCCACTTGCTAACCTTTATAGACGCATTCCTTCACGCATTCTCTATCGCCTTTTATAAATGAAAAATTCAAAAGTATTcagttcctttttttttttgagtagtTCTTTAATAGCTTACTACATCTATGCCTATTTTTCAGTGCTATCGACCAAGCTGCAAAGGAGGAGGCTGCTAAACTCGAAGCCGAGAAGAACAAGCCGCAACAGACTTATCCCCAGCAGACTTACCCTCAGCAGACTTACCCTCAACAAACCTACCCTCAGCAGACTTACCCCCAACAGACTTACCCCCAACAGACCTACCCTCAGCAGACATACCCTCAGCAGACATACCCTCAGCAGACATACCCTCAACAAACCTACCCCCAACAGACTCAGGGTAGCTACAAACCACAGCATAATAAACCAACTTACGGTTAGTTAATTGCAAATTCttacaaatgtaattttaatttatgtagAACATTTGTCGTCGGAAGTTATGCATTTACGGCATTTAACGTAGCTTTTTAAAAAAGCTATGTACTTATAAATACTCGACGGGGGTCTCTACTCATTGGGATATGAGAAATTGTCAATAGTACAGATGGATCACGTACACTTCTGTCATTTGACATTTGAGTCTGCCACTTGTTAAAATAGgctaaagtacctacattataaaccTCAACACTTACCTAGGCAAAAGGCCTGAACTCTTAGCTCGAAAATTTTTGTATACTTTCCAAAAGTCAAGTTTAATATAAGAGTAATAACGGGATAATTTCAGATCGTTGTGAGCCctcttaattaaaaaatatcggTCACCAGCCGGTACTGACTGACGCCGAAGACAGATTTCTGATGGCAAAAAACCGATCTTTCTTCTGTAATAAAAAGTCAACTCTGAGCAATGCGGTAGCATTAATTTACGAGTGATATTGTCAGTTGCAGAATCAGAACGCTCTAAAATTTCCCTTAGCAGTAATTTTGCTCACGATTATGTAATTGTGAACATGATTCCTGTATGTGTACGTACTTATGTATGTTTAGTATAATTTGTGATACTCAGGTAGTAAATAAAAGATACTTAAAACATGTTGTTTTACTATTCACCATTTATACTGTGGCACGACGCTGCTGGCAAGCTTACCTGTAAtaggccggttactaaactttaaattgttcgagagcatcacattatatcctacagtatatttgtgtttggaatataatagaacactattttgtgaatgtatgtgtaaagtaatctctaaaaaatgtattgagatttttgaaaaaaaaaattttaaaaatttagtttttaaaaagatgtaaacatcaaattctacagtagcgattttttgttcaaaaggcataaccaaatattttacactgtaagtaaaatatgcaccacttttttaggggtgcatacgtcacgagcaataaaaatgtttgaaataaataattacaatacaacattaattaaacacttggtgattttccactatattgttacgccaattattctactcaatctaataaaataaaaaaccaggggattttatttttactattttttaaacaattataacgtattttaccccacgcgcattaattctacagtatatttttttaatgcaccatacagcctgtaattaatgttatcacaacgtcaaagaatctcctattaatacaatgagcttttgtcacaattgtaaaaatggctatcgttaaattatttttctactccagcacttaaatgtgtcaattaaatgactgacagtgatatctaaagcaatgtcatttgaatgatttgtctataggctcataagatgactgctagcagtcatcttatgagtataatacaactgctttatttttttttaagatacaagttccgatcatcttgattgaaagaggtatgttttcatttacaataataactttttttttttttaaataataactaatttttttttaaataataactcttttttttttataataaccttttttttttttttttttttttttttttttttttttttttttttgctgcagctgtcatagaaaaagtaatgtatgcaacagctcataattggttcttaaaattctcgggtctttttttacaaaactcgactacgtctcgttttgtaacttcgacccttgaattttaagaacccttattatatcactgttgcataaactactattaaatgatcggcgcggggcgggaggggaagcgatggcgatacctcaaggccgcacggccgcaaagcaacggattggataggatgaaggtatttgacacttgtatggatgggatatgtcagtgtcaaacaagtgactaaagtgacgtttttttttagaaacgtcacttgacacttgtatggatgggatatgtcagggtcaaacaagtgagaaaggtgacgtgtttttaagaaacgtcactcttgacacttgtatggatgggatatgtcagtgtcaaacaagtgacaaaagtgactttttttatagaaacgtcacttttgacaagtatggatgggctatgtcagtgtcaaacaagtgacaaaagtggcgtttttgaagaaacgtcactcttgacacttgtatggatgggatatgtcagtgtcaaacaagtgacaaaagtgacgttttttatgaaacgccactattgacacttgtatggatgggatatatcggtgtcaaacaagtgacaaaagtgtttttttttttttaaagaaacgtcacttttacatgtatggatgggatatgtcagtgtcaaacaagtgacaaaagtgactttttttaaagaaacgtcacttttgacatgtatggatgggctatgtcagtgtcaaacaagtgacaaaagtgacgtttttgaagaaacgtcgctcttgacacttgtatggatgggatatgtcagggtcaaacaagtaagaaaagtgacgtttgtttttaagaaacgtcacttttgacacttgtatggatgggatatgtcggtgtcaaac
The window above is part of the Cydia amplana chromosome 18, ilCydAmpl1.1, whole genome shotgun sequence genome. Proteins encoded here:
- the LOC134656579 gene encoding adhesive plaque matrix protein-like, which produces MKLLLAFLAILAISYADEEIPASLIEDSEAVASVELLKTEADTNAASNYVAPSQRPPRGWNPPQISQQNNWNQPQSWTPPPNNYWNQNQNQVGQWPSPDAWKPEGSAWNQNQWTTPPTWTAAPSWSPPSYVPGWQNPSKPVQHDQPTNSWTVPQQTTTPVAVIKNDQYYGDNGSYKYEYQIADGTHVGEEGYLINPNTDNESLVKKGWYSFVGGDGKTYTVTWWADASGFHASGDHLPTPPPVPAAIQAAIDQAAKEEAAKLEAEKNKPQQTYPQQTYPQQTYPQQTYPQQTYPQQTYPQQTYPQQTYPQQTYPQQTYPQQTYPQQTQGSYKPQHNKPTYG